One region of Colius striatus isolate bColStr4 chromosome 4, bColStr4.1.hap1, whole genome shotgun sequence genomic DNA includes:
- the LOC104551881 gene encoding histamine H3 receptor, protein MHLSSQTELTWISNMHNSTAETPQAAGTCSETLSAQSLSSEFSLGVLVLLAFLMVLLALVTILGNVLVILAFIMDRNLRHRSNYFFLNLAISDFAVGVFCMPLYIPYSLTGKWRLGRGICKLWLVMDYLLCTASVFNIVLISYDRFLSVTKAVSYRAQQGITSNPVVKMVAIWVFAFLLYCPAILFWEHVAGHSVVAVDQCYAEFFHNWYFLLCASTLEFFVPLLSVTYFNVSIFHSIQRRQRHGSTQDCEPPRSTGSLSWRFCFLPRPGASSSSEVEDSVSSSMRTKKEFLMTENSCPTRVISVPPEKDFSFCARTGSKLQQDKKIARSLAIIVCVFAVCWAPYTLLMIIRGACQGECIHKSLYEITFWLLWLNSCLNPFLYPLCHVKFQTAFMKILCPKKFATLKSDSLQKEKGKKKAQEELDVGCK, encoded by the exons ATGCACCTTTCTTCCCAGACTGAGCTGACCTGGATAAGCAACATGCACAACAGCACAGCTGAAACTCCGCAGGCGGCTGGAACGTGTAGCGAGACTTTATCTGCACAGTCCCTGAGCTCCGAGTTCTCCCTGGGTGTGTTGGTGCTGCTGGCTTTTCTCATGGTGTTGCTAGCCCTGGTCACCATCCTTGGAAATGTCCTAGTGATCCTTGCTTTCATCATGGACAGAAACCTCAGACACCGGAGTAACTATTTCTTTCTGAATCTGGCTATTTCTGACTTTGCAGTGG GTGTGTTCTGCATGCCTCTCTACATCCCTTACAGCCTGACGGGGAAATGGCGCTTGGGAAGAGGCATCTGCAAGCTCTGGCTAGTTATGGACTATCTCCTGTGCACAGCCTCAGTATTTAACATTGTTCTTATCAGCTATGACAGATTCCTGTCAGTTACTAAAGCT GTATCCTACAGAGCCCAACAGGGAATCACATCCAACCCTGTGGTCAAGATGGTGGCCATCTGGGtgtttgctttcctcctctACTGCCCAGCAATCCTCTTCTGGGAGCACGTGGCCGGACACAGTGTGGTAGCCGTGGATCAGTGCTACGCTGAGTTTTTTCACAACTGGTACTTCCTCTTGTGCGCCTCCACCCTGGAGTTCTTTGTGCCGCTGCTCTCGGTGACCTACTTCAACGTGAGCATCTTCCACAGCATCCAGAGGCGCCAGCGGCACGGCAGCACGCAGGACTGTGAGCCTCCgaggagcacaggcagcctgTCCTGGAGATTTTGCTTCTTGCCAAGGCCAGGAGCATCTTCTTCATCGGAAGTAGAGGACAGTGTCTCTTCCTCCATGAGGACAAAGAAAGAGTTTTTAATGACTGAGAACTCATGTCCAACCAGAGTAATTTCTGTACCCCCAGAAAAAGACTTCTCTTTTTGTGCAAGGACTGGCTCAAAACTGCAGCAGGACAAGAAAATTGCAAGGTCACTGGCCATAATTGTGTGTGTTTTTGCCGTTTGCTGGGCCCCGTACACTTTACTAATGATTATTCGTGGGGCCTGCCAAGGAGAGTGCATCCATAAGTCCTTGTATGAAATAACCTTTTGGCTTTTGTGGCTCAATTCTTGTCTGAATCCATTTCTGTACCCTCTCTGTCATGTTAAATTTCAAACTGCTTTCATGAAAATATTATGTCCCAAAAAGTTTGCAACACTGAAATCAGACtctttacagaaggaaaaaggaaaaaagaaggctCAAGAGGAGCTGGATGTGGGGTGTAAATAG